The stretch of DNA TCAGCGGACACAGCCACGCGTGTGTCCGAACGCGCAGTCGAGCGCCGTCGCTCCGCTCGTCGTTGCGAGGGGTCCGAAAATGGGTTGGGGCAGATTTGAACTGCCGGCCTCCTCCATGTCAAGGAGGTGTCATAACCAGACTAGACCACCAACCCCGTCTGGTGCGCATTCGGATGCATACACACGTATCCCGGGCTGGTAATTGAACCTTTCGAAACGCCGACCCGCGGGGCGATTCCGGGGAAACTACGTGTCCGCCGCCCGACGACAGGTTTAAGAAGATGTATAGATTTGTTCATCGTAACCCGAACTAATACACTGGTGTTCATCCATGCAGGATTATATCGAACGCGTCACCGACGGTGGGGATCTGACCGGCGAGGAGGCACGGGAGGCGGCCCGTGCCGTCTTCGAGGAGGCGACCGAAGCACAGATCGGGGCGCTACTGGCGGCGCTCCGGGCGAAGGGCGAAACGGAGACGGAGATCGCGGGCTTCGCACGGGGGATGCGCGACGCGGCGCGGACCATCGCCCCCGACCGAACGCCGTTGGTCGACACCTGTGGCACCGGCGGCGACGACTACGACACCATCAACGTCTCGACGACGAGCGCCATCGTCGCCGCGGGCGCAGGCGTCGCCGTCGCCAAACACGGCAACTACTCCGTCTCCTCCTCCTCGGGGAGCGCGGACGTACTGGAGGTGGCGGGCGTGAACGTCGAGGCCGAACCGCCGGCGGTCGAGGACGCCATCGAGCGCGACGGCATCGGCTTCATGCTCGCCCCCGTCTTCCACCCGGCGATGAAGGCGGTCATCGGCCCGCGGAAGGAACTCGGAATGCGGACGGTCTTCAACGTGCTCGGGCCGCTGACCAACCCCGCCGGCGCCGACGCGCAGGTGGTCGGCGTCTACGATCCCGACCTCGTTCCCGTCCTCGCGCGCGCGCTCGCACAGATGGATATCGGACGGGCGATGGTCGTCCACGGCTCCGGCATGGACGAAATCGCGCTCCACGACGCGACGACCGTCGCGGAAGTCGACGACGACGCAGTGACGGAGTACACGCTGACGCCGGCGGACCTCGGTTTGGAGGAGGCGCCCATCGAGGCGGTCGCCGGTGGCGACCCCGAGGAGAACGCGGCCGACCTCCGTGGCGTCGTCGCGGGCGAGGTGACCGGCGCGAAACGCGACCTCATCCTCGCGAACGCGGGCGCCGCCATCTACGTCGCGGGCGCGGCCGACGACCTCCAGTCGGGCGTCGCCGCCGCCCGCGAGGCCATCGACTCCGGCACCGCTGCCACCAAACTCGACGACTTGCGGGGTGTCTGATGGTCCGGTCGAAGATCTGTGGCGTGACGAGCGAGGCGGACCTCCGGGCGGTGGCCGAGTCGGGCGCCGACGCCGTCGGCATCATTACCGACGTGTCGGTCGACACGCCCCGGGAGGTCCCCCCCGAGCGTGCCGCGGAGCTCGTCGCCGCCGCGCCGCCATTTCTCTCCACGGTGCTGGTGTCGATGCCCGAGACACCGACGCGGGCGGTCGAACTCGCGGGCGCCGTCGCCCCGGACGCCATCCAGTTGCACGGCACGTTCGACGACGAGGACGTCCGGTACGTCCGCCGTGAGGCGCGCGCGAACGTGATCACCGCCGTCGACGCGGCCGACCCCGACCGGGTTCGCAGCTACGACGGCGTCGCCGACGCCATCCTGCTCGACTCGACGACCGAGGGCGGCGCGGGCGGCACGGGGGAGACCCACGACTGGGAGGCGGCGCGTGCCCTCGTCGACGACTGCACCACCCCGGTCGTCCTCGCCGGCGGGCTAACTCCCGAGAACGTCGCCGACGCGGTGCGGACGGTCGACCCCTACGCCGTCGACGTCTCCAGCGGCGTCGAGCGGGCCGGCGGTGAAAAGGACCACGACGCGGTCGCGTCGTTCGTTCGCAAGGCGTCGCTGGAGGTGTCGGCGTGACCCCGGATCGCGACCGTCCCGCCTTCGCCGACCTGTTCGACGGTGACGGTCCCGTCGTTGCCCACCTCGCCATCACGCTCGACGCCGATTCGACGCCGCTCTCGGCGTACGCCGCCCTCGACGACCGCAGCGACTACGGTTTCCTACTGGAGAGCGCGGAGAAGACGCCCTCCAGCGATCCCGAGGGCGCGTTCACCGCCGACGGCGGGGGTACGGACCGCCACGCCCGCTTCTCCTTCGTCGGCTACGACCCCGACGCCGTCGTCTCGGTGACGGGACGCGAGGTGACCGTCGAGTCCCTCGGCGGCTCCGCCGCGGAACTCGTGGCCGAGACGGCCGGCCTCGACGGCGACGGGGACGTCCTAGACGCCCTCCGCACGGCGCTCCCGGATCTCGAACGGGTGGGATTCCCCGACGTCGACCGACAGCACCTCGACGGCGGCCTCGTCGGTTTCCTCGCTTACGACGCCGTCTACGACCTGTGGCTCGACGAGGTCGGGGTGGAACGTCCCGACCCCATCGTCCCCGACGCGGAGTTCGTCCTGACGACCCGGACGCTCGCCTTCGATCACGCCGAGAACGTCGTCAAGCTGGTCTGTACGCCCGTCGTCGCCGCCGACGACGACCCCGGCGCGACGTACGACGCTCTCCTCGACGAGGCGCGGGACGTGGAGCGGACGCTCGCCGAGGCTGGCGACCCGGCGACGGGCGGGTTCGTCCGCGAGGGCGAGACGACCGCCCCCCGCGAGGAGTACGAGGACGCGGTGCGGGCGGCGAAAGAACACGTCCTCGACGGCGACATCTACCAAGGCGTCGTCTCGCGGAAGCGCGAGTTGACGGGCGATATCGATCCGCTCGGACTCTACGAGTCGTTACGCGCGGTCAACCCCTCGCCGTACATGTACCTCCTGCGCCACGGCGACCGCTCCATCGTCGGCGCGAGCCCCGAGACGCTGGTGTCAGTCGGGGGCGAGCGCGTCGTCTCGAACCCCATCGCCGGCACTTGCCCGCGCGGAACGAGTCCCGTCGAGGACCGCCGGCTCGCCGGCGAGATGCTCGCCGACGGGAAAGAACGCGCGGAACACACGATGCTCGTCGACCTGGCGCGCAACGACGTGCGGCGGGTGTCCGATCCCGGTTCCGTCCGCGTCGAGGAGTTCATGAACGTGTTGAAATACTCTCACGTCCAGCACATCGAGTCGACGGTGACGGGGCGGCTGGCGACGGACGCGACCCCCGGCGCGGGGGGCGACCGGTCGCCGCCGTTCGACGCCTTCGACGCCACGCGTGCGACTTTCCCGGCGGGGACGCTCACCGGCGCGCCGAAGGTACGGGCCATGGAGGTCATCGACCGACTGGAGCGGGATCCGCGGGGCGTCTACGGCGGTGGCGTCGGCTACTACTCGTGGTCGGGCGACGCCGAGTTCGCCATCGTCATTCGGACGGCGACGGTGGAAGCCGGCGATCCCGACCGTATCACGGTACAGGCGGGTGCGGGCATCGTCGCCGACAGCGACCCCGCGAGCGAGTACGAGGAGACCGAACAGAAGATGGGTGGCGTCCTCGACGCCATCGAGCGCATCGAGACGACGCCCGAACCGGAGGCCCGCCGATGAAGGTCCTCGTCGTCGACAACTTCGACTCGTTCACGTACAACCTCGTCGAGTACATCTCGGAGCATCCCGATCCGGTGACCGGCGACCCCATCGCCGTCGAGGTGCTGAAAAACACCGCGACGCTGGACCAGGTGCGGGCCGTCGATCCCGACGCCATCGTCATCAGCCCCGGTCCGGGCCACCCCAAAAACGACCGCGACGTGGGCGTGACGAACGCGGTGTTGGGGGAGGTTAGCACGACGGTACCGACGCTCGGCGTCTGCCTCGGCCTCGAAGCGGCCGTCTACGCCTACGGCGGGACGGTCGGGCACGCACCGGAGCCGATCCACGGCAAGGCTTACCCCGTCGACCACGACGGCGAGGGCGTCTTCGCCGGGCTGGCACAGGGCTTTCGCGCCGGTCGCTACCACTCGCTCGTCGCCACCGAGGTTCCCGACTGCCTCGAGGTGTCGGCGACGACGGCCCACGACGACGCTGACCTCGTCATGGGGGTCCGCCACCGCGAGTACCCGATCGAGTGCGTCCAGTTCCACCCGGAGAGCGTGCTGACGGCCGTCGGTCACGACATCATCGACAACTTCCTGCGCGCGACGCGGACGCCGGACACGACGGCTTAAGCGAGAAAGAGCGACGCGACGAGGAGGAGGCCAACGACGAGTGCCGCGACGGTTACCAGCCGCCACGCAATCTTCAGAACGATGCGGCCGACGACGACGACGACGCCGATGGCGACGATGACGAGCAGTAGCTGTCCCAGGGGGCCACTGAGCGGTCCCCCCAACTGCAGGAGTATCTGCGGCGTGAACGACATGTCCGTCCCGACTCCCAGCGGACCAATAAGTCTGTGGGCGTGAACCCGTCGCTGTGGCCGCTCTCCCTTCGTATCGAACTCTCGATACGTACCGGAGGACCGACCGCACTGGCAGCGCCCGCGCTGCCCCCGCGACGACGAGCCGTCCCCACTGTCGGGAACGCGGGCCTCGCGCCCGACCCCCCTCTCGTTCGACTGGATTTCGCGCCGCGGTCGGTCGATTCTCCCCGTCGAATTTCACTTTCGCTCCGATTTACATACCGTTATATGCGTCGGGAGATGATGATTGTGACGT from Haloplanus salinus encodes:
- the trpD gene encoding anthranilate phosphoribosyltransferase gives rise to the protein MQDYIERVTDGGDLTGEEAREAARAVFEEATEAQIGALLAALRAKGETETEIAGFARGMRDAARTIAPDRTPLVDTCGTGGDDYDTINVSTTSAIVAAGAGVAVAKHGNYSVSSSSGSADVLEVAGVNVEAEPPAVEDAIERDGIGFMLAPVFHPAMKAVIGPRKELGMRTVFNVLGPLTNPAGADAQVVGVYDPDLVPVLARALAQMDIGRAMVVHGSGMDEIALHDATTVAEVDDDAVTEYTLTPADLGLEEAPIEAVAGGDPEENAADLRGVVAGEVTGAKRDLILANAGAAIYVAGAADDLQSGVAAAREAIDSGTAATKLDDLRGV
- a CDS encoding phosphoribosylanthranilate isomerase encodes the protein MVRSKICGVTSEADLRAVAESGADAVGIITDVSVDTPREVPPERAAELVAAAPPFLSTVLVSMPETPTRAVELAGAVAPDAIQLHGTFDDEDVRYVRREARANVITAVDAADPDRVRSYDGVADAILLDSTTEGGAGGTGETHDWEAARALVDDCTTPVVLAGGLTPENVADAVRTVDPYAVDVSSGVERAGGEKDHDAVASFVRKASLEVSA
- the trpE gene encoding anthranilate synthase component I: MTPDRDRPAFADLFDGDGPVVAHLAITLDADSTPLSAYAALDDRSDYGFLLESAEKTPSSDPEGAFTADGGGTDRHARFSFVGYDPDAVVSVTGREVTVESLGGSAAELVAETAGLDGDGDVLDALRTALPDLERVGFPDVDRQHLDGGLVGFLAYDAVYDLWLDEVGVERPDPIVPDAEFVLTTRTLAFDHAENVVKLVCTPVVAADDDPGATYDALLDEARDVERTLAEAGDPATGGFVREGETTAPREEYEDAVRAAKEHVLDGDIYQGVVSRKRELTGDIDPLGLYESLRAVNPSPYMYLLRHGDRSIVGASPETLVSVGGERVVSNPIAGTCPRGTSPVEDRRLAGEMLADGKERAEHTMLVDLARNDVRRVSDPGSVRVEEFMNVLKYSHVQHIESTVTGRLATDATPGAGGDRSPPFDAFDATRATFPAGTLTGAPKVRAMEVIDRLERDPRGVYGGGVGYYSWSGDAEFAIVIRTATVEAGDPDRITVQAGAGIVADSDPASEYEETEQKMGGVLDAIERIETTPEPEARR